Part of the Thermococcus sp. 18S1 genome, CTCATCTCCCTCCAGAGCTCCGGCGGAACGCCGTGGGCGACGTCCAGCCGCCAGCCGTCCGCTCCCCTCTCGAGCCAGTACTCCATTACCTCCCGGATGAGCTTCCTTACCTCCGGGCTGTCGTGGTTGAGCCTCGGCATCAGCCACACCGAGTAGAAACTCTCGTAGCTCCAGTCCAGGGATTTTATAATGTGGTACCTCTCGATCCACGGCCCTTCCGAATGTAGAACCCTCAGGAACTGCTCTGGAACGACGGGAGAGCCGGTTATGCGATAGAACCCCCGGTACTCACTTCTTTCTCCGTTCCTAACCACGTCCTGGAAGTACGGGTGGAAGAAGCTCGTGTGGTGGAAAACCCCGTCGAGAATCAGCCTGATGTCCCTCTCTTTGAGGGCCTCCACAAGCTTCCTGAAGACCCCCCATCCCCCGAGCTTTCTGTCGATACTGAAGTAGTCGGTGACGTCGTAGCGGTGGTACGTCATGGACTCGAATATCGGGGTGAGGTAGAGCGCGTTTACGCCGAGTTCTTCGAGGTGTTCCAGCCGCTTTATTATTCCGGCCAAATCGCCGCCGTGGAACTCCTCGCCCTGAAATGCCCTTCCCCTGGGCGTCCCAGGCAGGCCCCTCTCGAACCTGTCGGGCATTATCTGGTAGAAAACCCTCCCGTAAACCCATTTGGGAGTTTCCGGGCGGTATGGAACGGCCCTGAATGGTCCCATTCTCCTTACCAGGCCTTTCCGCGTCCGAACCTCGAAGGAGTACTCCAGTTCACTGTCCCCGGGCAGGACTGCCTCGAAGTACTCGAACAGTTCATCCCGCGCTTTTTTCCTCATCCCAGCCATGCCCTCGCTTTCTGGGAGGACGAGGGCCGCCTTGGCAACTGTTCCCACTTTCGCCCTCAGGAGAACGTGGGTTCTTCCGGCAACGGTGTAGAGATAGGTCAAGCTTGGCGCGTGAAAGGGCCCGTCCCCGCCGTCGATAACCGCAACGCTCGTTTCTCTTTCGAATTTGTACGAGAGCCTCCTGTATGTCTCCCGTTGGGGGTTTTCGGGGTCGGGGGTAAACTCGCTGTCGATGGAGAACGCGTAGTGCCAGACTCCCTCAGGCAGCTTCACAACCGTCCTCCAGCGGCCCTTTTCCCGTCTCATCCGGAAGGAGCCTTCGTTGAACGCGTTGAAGCTCCCCAGCAGGTACGCGTACCTGTTTCCCGGTTCCGCTGGAATCGAGAACTCGACGACCGCGACCCTTCCAAATCTCCTGTCAGGTTCGAACCCGAAAATTTTATACACTTTCCTCACCCAAGATATCACCAGTGATGAATAAACTATCGCGAGTGAAACTTAAAAGATTGGAGGTCTCGGTATGAACGAAGAGGAAATAGTTGAAAAGCTTCAGAAGCTCGGTCTCACGAAGTACGAGAGCCTCGCGTACATAACGCTCCTCAAACTCGGCCCGAGCAAGGCTACGGACATAACGAAGGAGAGCGGTATTCCCCACACGAGGGTTTACGACGTCCTCAGTTCCCTCCACAGGAAGGGTTTTGTTGACGTCATGCAGGGCTCCCCTCGCCTGTACAAGCCAGTCAACCCCGAGGTTGTTCTGGAGAAAATAAAGGAGGACTTCATAGAGGACGTTGAGAACCTCAAGGTTGCGTTTCTCGAGCTCTACCGCGAGGTTCACGGCGAGGATCTGCCCGAGATATGGACCATCCAGGGCTTTGAGAACACCGTTGAGCGCGCGGAGTACGTGATAAGGACCGCCAAGCACGAGGTCCTGATAAACACCCCCTTTGAGTTTCTCAAGCTGCTCAAAAGCGAGATACGCGCGAGGAAGGACATAGTCTTCGTCATAATCAGCAACTTCGATGAGATACCCGACTGGCTCAAAGGAAACAACATAATCCTCGCGAGGAGCGGGGGCGCCCCCTGGCTCATGGCCAGCTGGATAATCGGCGACATCGACTACGCCCTGTTCTTCGGTGCCCTCCCGAAGGACAAGCGCCGCGAGAAGTTCTACTCCTTCTGGGCCAAGAGCCCCAAGATAATCCAGAACTACATGCACTGGTTCTACACCATCTATCTCGACAACAGCGAGATAATCAAACCCCTCAACTACGCCGCGGCACCGAAGCCCCTCTCCCTCGTCAACATCAGGACGCTCATAACCGTCCTCAAGTACGTCGAGCTGCCGAGGAAGATCGAGGTCATCGGAAGGCTCGTTGACACGAAGGAGCCGGTGACCCTGGACGGGGAGATAACCGAATACGAGTACACCCCGCTCACCGCCAACATAACCGTGAATGCCGGCGGAAAGGAGTGGAAGATCGGCGGCATCGGCAGCTACTTCGAGGACGTCGAGGGCGAGAAGTTCATCCTCCTCGATTGAGCGGCTCTTTTTCCTTTTCATTTCCAATCCACTGGTTCATCCGGTAGGTGGTGTCAATGAGAATTCTTATCCTTGGGTTTGAGTACCTGCCCGTCAAGGTGGGCGGCCTTGCCGAGGCGATAACCAGCATAGCGGAGGGACTTGCCAAACTGGAGAACGAGGTCGTCGTTTTCACCCCCGACCATGGAAAGAACCTCGGCGAGGTCTCAAGCTCATTTAATGTCTCGGCGTTCGGAGAACAGGTCCATATAACCGTCAGGAAGAGGGAGCAGAACGGTGTTACTGTTTACTCCCTCGGAGGGGGACTTCTCAGTGAGAAGGATGTTTACGGCCCGGGCTGGGAGGGTCTGCTCAGGAAGGCGGTTCTCTTTGGGAAGGCGAGCGTCGGGCTGATGAACGGGCTTATTGAGACCTTCAAGCCGGACGTAATCCACGCCCACGACTGGCACACCGTCTTCGCCCTCGGCCTCCTTAAGAAGTACTTCGGTATAAGGAGCGTCTTCACGGTTCACAGGCTCAACAAGGCGAAAATTTCGGCCCAATACTTCGGCGAAGCCAACCTTGCTGAACTCGCACCCTACCCCGAGATAGACCCCGAGCACACCGCCTGCTACATCGCAGACATGGTCACGACAGTGAGCTGGAGCTATCTGTGGGAGGAGTGGGATTTCTTCAAGCACTTCGAGGGTAAGGTTACTCACGTCTTCAACGGCATAGACTGCTCCTTCTGGAACGAGGAGCTCATGGAGACAAAAGACCTCCCCAGGGAGGAGAGAAGGAGGCGCGTCTTAGAGCGCTTCGGTCTGAGCGATGGGAAGGCATTCATGTTCATAGGGCGCTTTGACAGGGCCCAGAAGGGGGTCGACACCCTTCTAAGGGCTATAGAGGTTCTATCCAGTGACCCCGCCTTTAAGGGCATGCGCTTCATAATCATCGGCAAAGGCGACCCCGGACTTGAGGCCTGGGCCAAGGCGGTGCAAAACCGCTTCCCCGAGAACGTCAGGGTAGTTACCGAGCTCCTCAGCAGGGAGACCGTCAGAGAGCTCTACGGCTCAGTGGACTTTGTGATAATCCCGTCGTACTTCGAGCCCTTTGGACTGGTGCAGCTTGAGGCCATGTGTCTCGGCGCAATACCCATAGGCAGCTCCGTCGGGGGAATAAAGGACACGGTAATAGACCTCAACCCCGACCCGGAGAACGCCACGGGACTGCTCGTCCCCTCGAGGGACGCCTTTGCCCTCGCCAGGGCGATGGTGTTTGCCAAGGAGCTGGACGAAGGCACGTTGAGGAAGCTCAGGGAGAACGGTAAGAAGAGGGCGAGGAAGGACTTCACGTGGGAGAACGCCTGCAGGAGATACATGAGGGTTTACGAGGGAGCCGTTGACAGGGCCGTTCCGTTCCTCCACTAGCGCCAGCCGTACTCGGCCAAAAATTTCTTTTTCAGCCTTTTTATCGTTCCAGAGACGCCGAGGGTTCTGAAAATGGCCCTTGAGCCGTTTATGTGGGTGACCAGC contains:
- a CDS encoding alpha amylase N-terminal ig-like domain-containing protein — protein: MYKIFGFEPDRRFGRVAVVEFSIPAEPGNRYAYLLGSFNAFNEGSFRMRREKGRWRTVVKLPEGVWHYAFSIDSEFTPDPENPQRETYRRLSYKFERETSVAVIDGGDGPFHAPSLTYLYTVAGRTHVLLRAKVGTVAKAALVLPESEGMAGMRKKARDELFEYFEAVLPGDSELEYSFEVRTRKGLVRRMGPFRAVPYRPETPKWVYGRVFYQIMPDRFERGLPGTPRGRAFQGEEFHGGDLAGIIKRLEHLEELGVNALYLTPIFESMTYHRYDVTDYFSIDRKLGGWGVFRKLVEALKERDIRLILDGVFHHTSFFHPYFQDVVRNGERSEYRGFYRITGSPVVPEQFLRVLHSEGPWIERYHIIKSLDWSYESFYSVWLMPRLNHDSPEVRKLIREVMEYWLERGADGWRLDVAHGVPPELWREMRKAMPEEAYLVGEVMDDPRPWVPDAFHGTMNYPLYELILRFFVTGEIDAREFLNGLELLSAHLGPAEYAMYNFLDNHDTERFLDLVGDGRRYLCALAFLMTYKGIPSIFYGDEIGLRGRLGGGLSAGRASMVWEREKWDTEIFETTKRLIRLRRKSRALQLGEFVPVRFQGRTMIYERVLGDERVRVEIRYSMEPGDCAFHVTAS
- the trmBL1 gene encoding HTH-type sugar sensing transcriptional regulator TrmBL1, whose product is MNEEEIVEKLQKLGLTKYESLAYITLLKLGPSKATDITKESGIPHTRVYDVLSSLHRKGFVDVMQGSPRLYKPVNPEVVLEKIKEDFIEDVENLKVAFLELYREVHGEDLPEIWTIQGFENTVERAEYVIRTAKHEVLINTPFEFLKLLKSEIRARKDIVFVIISNFDEIPDWLKGNNIILARSGGAPWLMASWIIGDIDYALFFGALPKDKRREKFYSFWAKSPKIIQNYMHWFYTIYLDNSEIIKPLNYAAAPKPLSLVNIRTLITVLKYVELPRKIEVIGRLVDTKEPVTLDGEITEYEYTPLTANITVNAGGKEWKIGGIGSYFEDVEGEKFILLD
- a CDS encoding glycogen synthase; the protein is MRILILGFEYLPVKVGGLAEAITSIAEGLAKLENEVVVFTPDHGKNLGEVSSSFNVSAFGEQVHITVRKREQNGVTVYSLGGGLLSEKDVYGPGWEGLLRKAVLFGKASVGLMNGLIETFKPDVIHAHDWHTVFALGLLKKYFGIRSVFTVHRLNKAKISAQYFGEANLAELAPYPEIDPEHTACYIADMVTTVSWSYLWEEWDFFKHFEGKVTHVFNGIDCSFWNEELMETKDLPREERRRRVLERFGLSDGKAFMFIGRFDRAQKGVDTLLRAIEVLSSDPAFKGMRFIIIGKGDPGLEAWAKAVQNRFPENVRVVTELLSRETVRELYGSVDFVIIPSYFEPFGLVQLEAMCLGAIPIGSSVGGIKDTVIDLNPDPENATGLLVPSRDAFALARAMVFAKELDEGTLRKLRENGKKRARKDFTWENACRRYMRVYEGAVDRAVPFLH